One Fusarium poae strain DAOMC 252244 chromosome 4, whole genome shotgun sequence DNA window includes the following coding sequences:
- a CDS encoding hypothetical protein (BUSCO:2117at5125) — MDPDSTDSDEEVVRYRLTVRPSKVRKITEEKRQNQQVLDDFARKNYAQCSEKLNREATIDAPRDYQTELFEKAKEKNLIVVLPTGSGKTFIAVLLLRHYLREEVESRALGNSRKVAFFLVEKVALCEQQHIVLKNHLDGHSTAMFTGDTRGLKKDKNYWDTQFATNMAVVCTADILLDCLNNAFITMEQINLLIFDEAHHAKKKHSYAEIIRRYYYSTDKTKRPRVLGMTASPVDSRAGDVVEQTLELEKTLDSEIATLSDKNMKDLAEFQVHAEETVKYDTLGIPEETKTQLWDSISKLVSRNKEFKASLDYTKEASAILGPWCADRYWQLSIDEIEIKRLADRTRLGFFGTGEKVLARADKAEETVREVQKLVADHEFGTVSPESQELSDKVKCLHKILVHAFTADFTQRCIVFVDQRYTACLLSDLYGQDSMAIPGMNTSYMIGHQSSGTNLGNMSLRKQCSTLKDFKEGITNCLFATSVAEEGIDVPECDLVIRFDLYNSVIQYVQSKGRARHKLSRYITMLEDGNIRQIRSLKQAARDATALREFCMRLPSERKLQDDVFDEETEEQIKKIHYNVFEIPDTGARLTFPSSLQILSRFISSLGTAEYGYSKAEYYIYKEGTFFTAAVNLPPSSPIITQIGYPQRSKLLAKCSAAFETCIKLIKGKHIDHYLQPTFVKRAHAMRNARVGISPNKKAEHDMRLRPNVWSIRGEWTQFFPTKICLGGEYGGEDRPLILLSRRPLPGLPSIPLFFGNGRSAIVEVACSQDPLGITTKEAEGLTAFTFKLFADIFSKEFEATCDQFPYLLAPSVRDTNSDETPRIDWDTVYFVRDHDSLEWENESDDFFVDKLAVDPYDGGRKLILKGIDKSKKPSDPTPEGVPESRSRAYRSVEQTIKQYSNSLFAKSRLTAQWRDDQPVVKAELLSLRRNLLDEFQVDEQINKDCFVILEPLKVSPLPMDVVSMTLKFPAIIHRIDSALIALDACELFDLSIPPALALEAMTKDSDNTEDHGKQQINFQAGMGSNYERLEFLGDSFLKMATTIAIFVLKPKSNECTYHVERMLLICNNNLFNTAVDCKLPEYIRSLAFDRRTWYPDLTLRKGKAPKTTTRQRLADKSIADVCEALIGAAYLSSKDDNMNMAVKAVTRMCTSKYHTMLAYDEYYASFKVPSWQKAKSNANQRRLVQIVADATGYEFKSAPLLQSAFTHPSYTYSGDVPNYQRLEFLGDALIDMAIVDHLYQKFPLADPQWLTEHKMAMASNQFLGCLCVKLNLHHHLLFNTSQFLKAIRDYVIELEMAEETAREEAKEEGTPMRMDFWINATPPPKAYADSIEALIGAMFVDSEFDYSVVERFFTKSIFPYFEDMSLYDTFAKKHPYTRLTKMMQQEIECTHFSMMSKIIIPEVERGMAVLKENDVITTFQVHKKVIASHISKSGRYSKIAAAKAALKLLESYGGDVVAIKKMLHCDCDSKEMKMEDVDHGTAV; from the exons ATGGATCCCGACTCTACCGACAGCGATGAGGAGGTCGTCCGGTATCGCCTGACCGTGAGGCCTTCAAAGGTTCGAAAGATTACAGAGGAGAAGCGCCAAAACCAACAAGTTCTGGATGACTTTGCCAGAAAAAATTATGCTCAGTGTTCCGAGAAACTCAACCGTGAGGCCACCATCGACGCCCCGCGAGATTATCAGACAGAGCTTTTCgaaaaggccaaggagaaAAACCTCATCGTGGTTTTACCTACAG GCTCTGGTAAAACATTCATCGCCGTCTTGCTGCTACGACATTACCTCCGCGAGGAAGTGGAATCTCGTGCTCTTGGGAATTCGAGAAAGGTGGCCTTTTTCTTGGTAGAAAAAGTAGCCCTCTGTGAGCAACAACATATCGTCCTCAAGAATCATCTCGACGGTCACTCAACTGCCATGTTCACAGGCGACACCCGCGGCCTaaagaaagacaagaacTACTGGGATACTCAATTTGCCACAAACATGGCTGTGGTCTGCACTGCCGACATCTTGCTCGACTGTCTCAACAACGCCTTCATTACCATGGAGCAGATCAatctcctcatcttcgaCGAAGCCCATCATGCAAAGAAGAAGCATTCTTACGCAGAAATCATACGACGGTATTATTACTCGACCGACAAGACTAAACGACCTCGTGTTCTAGGAATGACCGCTTCCCCGGTGGATTCCAGAGCCGGAGACGTTGTGGAACAGACACTTGAACTTGAGAAAACCCTTGACAGCGAGATCGCAACACTTTCCGACAAAAACATGAAAGACTTGGCTGAGTTCCAAGTTCATGCTGAAGAGACAGTCAAGTACGACACACTGGGTATACCGGAAGAGACCAAGACGCAGCTTTGGGACTCAATCTCTAAGCTAGTATCGCGAAACAAAGAATTCAAGGCGTCTTTAGACTATACCAAAGAGGCCTCTGCAATCTTAGGGCCCTGGTGTGCGGATCGATACTGGCAACTCTCGATTGACGAAATAGAGATCAAACGACTTGCCGACAGAACTCGCCTGGGATTTTTCGGGACAGGCGAAAAGGTGTTAGCACGAGCGGACAAAGCGGAAGAGACTGTCAGAGAGGTTCAGAAGCTCGTCGCGGATCACGAGTTTGGCACCGTTAGTCCTGAATCGCAGGAATTGTCAGACAAAGTGAAATGTCTACACAAGATCTTGGTTCATGCTTTCACAGCAGATTTCACACAGCGCTGCATCGTCTTTGTTGATCAAAGATATACTGCTTGCCTGCTCTCGGATCTTTATGGCCAGGATTCAATGGCAATTCCCGGCATGAACACTTCATACATG ATTGGACACCAATCTAGCGGTACCAACCTTGGCAATATGAGCCTGCGAAAGCAATGTTCGACACTCAAGGACTTCAAGGAAGGTATCACCAACTGCCTCTTTGCAACATCAGTGGCAGAGGAGGGGATCGACGTTCCAGAATGTGATCTTGTTATTCGATTTGACCTCTACAATTCTGTTATTCAGTATGTTCAATCGAAAGGGCGTGCCAGACACAAACTTTCACGGTACATCACCATGTTGGAGGACGGCAACATAAGACAGATCCGCAGTCTGAAGCAAGCAGCGAGGGACGCCACAGCTCTTCGGGAGTTCTGCATGAGACTACCGAGTGAACGAAAACTTCAAGACGATGTGTTCGACGAGGAGACGGAAGAACAGATCAAGAAAATACATTACAATGTGTTCGAGATACCTGACACAGGCGCACGGCTTACATTCCCTTCCAGCCTTCAAATACTGTCTCGGTTCATTTCGTCCCTGGGTACAGCGGAATATGGCTATAGCAAGGCCGAATACTACATCTACAAGGAGGGAACATTTTTCACGGCCGCTGTTAATCTACCGCCCAGTTCCCCCATCATCACCCAAATAGGTTATCCACAACGAAGCAAACTTTTGGCAAAATGTTCTGCGGCTTTTGAGACTTGCATCAAGCTTATCAAAGGTAAACACATCGATCACTATCTTCAGCCCACTTTCGTAAAACGTGCCCACGCAATGCGCAATGCTCGTGTGGGAATCAGCCCAAACAAGAAGGCTGAGCATGACATGCGCCTCAGACCCAACGTTTGGAGCATCCGAGGAGAATGGACACAGTTTTTCCCAACAAAGATTTGTCTTGGAGGTGAGTATGGAGGAGAAGACAGGCCGTTGATTCTTCTTTCTCGAAGGCCACTTCCAGGGCTGCCTTCAATCCCTTTGTTCTTCGGCAACGGACGCTCAGCTATCGTTGAAGTGGCATGTTCTCAAGATCCTTTGGGCATCACGACTAAGGAAGCTGAAGGGTTGACTGCTTTCACATTCAAACTATTTGCCGATATTTTCAGTAAAGAGTTCGAGGCCACTTGTGACCAATTTCCATATCTCCTTGCACCTTCGGTCAGAGATACCAATTCGGACGAAACCCCACGAATCGATTGGGATACTGTCTATTTTGTGAGAGACCACGACAGTCTCGAATGGGAGAATGAGTCCGACGATTTTTTTGTCGACAAGCTTGCTGTTGATCCATATGACGGAGGACGCAAGCTTATACTCAAGGGCATTGACAAATCGAAGAAGCCTTCCGATCCTACACCAGAGGGTGTACCCGAGTCGAGAAGTCGTGCTTATAGGTCTGTGGAACAGACTATCAAGCAGTACAGCAACAGTCTTTTTGCCAAGTCTCGACTAACGGCCCAGTGGCGAGACGATCAACCAGTTGTCAAAGCCGAGCTTCTCTCATTACGACGAAATTTGTTGGATGAGTTTCAAGTTGACGAACAAATCAACAAAGATTGCTTCGTCATTCTGGAGCCTCTCAAGGTGTCTCCT CTCCCGATGGACGTCGTTTCCATGACACTCAAGTTCCCGGCAATCATTCACAGAATCGATTCTGCTCTGATCGCTCTCGATGCGTGTGAACTTTTCGACCTCTCTATCCCACCAGCACTGGCACTTGAAGCGATGACCAAAGACAGCGACAACACTGAGGATCATGGCAAGCAACAGATCAATTTCCAAGCTGGCATGGGTTCCAACTACGAACGGCTGGAATTTCTTGGAGACTCTTTTCTCAAAATGGCCACAACAATCGCCATTTTCGTACTCAAGCCTAAGAGCAATGAATGCACATACCACGTAGAGCGCATGCTGCTCATCTGCAACAACAATCTATTCAACACGGCCGTGGATTGCAAGCTTCCAGAGTACATACGGTCCTTGGCGTTCGACAGACGAACTTGGTATCCTGATCTCACGCTCAGAAAAGGCAAAGCTCCCAAGACAACAACACGACAAAGGCTAGCCGACAAGAGTATTGCGGATGTTTGTGAAGCTCTGATTGGTGCTGCTTACCTCTCGAGCAAGGATGACAACATGAACATGGCCGTCAAAGCTGTGACACGGATGTGCACCTCAAAGTATCATACCATGCTGGCTTATGACGAGTATTACGCATCTTTCAAGGTCCCAAGTTGGCAGAAAGCCAAGTCAAATGCCAACCAACGTAGACTTGTGCAGATAGTAGCAGATGCTACCGGGTACGAATTCAAGTCTGCTCCGCTACTCCAGAGCGCATTCACGCATCCCTCCTACACCTATTCAGGGGACGTTCCAAACTATCAGCGCCTCGAGTTTTTAggtgatgccctcatcgaCATGGCCATCGTCGACCATCTCTACCAAAAGTTTCCCCTCGCGGATCCTCAATGGTTGACTGAGCACAAGATGGCGATGGCCTCGAACCAATTTCTCGGTTGTCTTTGTGTCAAGCTCAATCTtcaccatcatcttcttttcaACACTTCGCAATTTCTCAAGGCAATTCGTGATTATGTGATCGAGCTTGAGATGGCTGAGGAGACAGCTCGcgaagaagcaaaagaagaaggaactcCGATGCGTATGGACTTTTGGATCAACGCGACACCGCCACCAAAAGCGTACGCAGATTCCATCGAGGCACTTATCGGGGCCATGTTTGTGGATTCCGAATTCGACTATTCTGTCGTTGAACGTTTCTTTACCAAGTCCATCTTTCCGTATTTTGAAGACATGTCTCTCTACGACACCTTTGCGAAAAAGCACCCTTACACACGCCTTACCAAGATGATGCAGCAGGAGATTGAGTGTACGCATTTCAGCATGATGTCGAAAATCATTATTCCTGAGGTTGAGCGTGGCATGGCAGTTTTGAAGGAGAATGATGTGATCACGACCTTTCAGGTGCACAAAAAGGTCATCGCGAGTCATATATCAAAGAGTGGACGGTACAGCAAGATTGCTGCTGCAAAGGCGGCACTGAAACTGCTGGAGTCGTACGGTGGAGATGTGGTCGCGATAAAGAAGATGTTGCACTGCGACTGTGATTCCAaagagatgaagatggaggaCGTGGACCATGGAACGGCTGTCTAG